From the Phyllobacterium sp. T1293 genome, the window TCGCTTTTGAAAACGTCTTCCTGACAATAGCGCTGGCCGAAGTGATCGCTTCGGCCAGCGGTTTTTCTCACGCGACGGAGAGTTCCGTCTTGCGTGCGCCAACACTGGCGAGCCGCATCACGACAAGACCAAGCAGCGGCAATGTCCCACCGATCCAGCCCAGATATTCAAGGCCAATATTGGCGATGATCAATCCGCCGACCAGCGAACCTGACGCTATGCCGAGATAAAGTGCCGAACCGTTTAACGAAAGCGCCAGCGGCGCGCTTTCCGGTGCGATGGCGAGAACCCTGCTGGCCTGTGCCGGTGGGAACATCCAGGCAGCAACTCCCCAGAGAACCATAACCGCAATGAGTGCGGGGCCAGCGATTTCATTAGGCCATTGCATGATCCAGCTGATTGCCATCAACGAGGCAGCATTCAGAAACGAAGCCGCGATGACCGTGCGCGTCGGCCCGAAGCGATCAGACAATTGCCCGCCAACGAAATTGCCAAGGGCTGCACCCAGACCGAAAGCCAGCAAAACGAGAGGGACCATTTCGCGGGAAAGACCCGTGCCCTGCACGGCGATAGCCGCAATATAGGTGAACACGATAAAGCCACCGGCCATATAGAGCAGCATGGTTACAAGTGCGGGCAAAAGACCGGGATGGCGGATGACGCCGAGCCGCTGCTTTAGCGTCAACTTGTCGGCACGCAGCCCACGCGGCAGCAGGAACCACACGAAAGTCGTCGCAGCCGCGCCGATCAATGCGACAAACACATAAGTGCCGCGCCAACCGGCAAAAGACGCAATCAACGCGCCAAGCGGAGCGCCAAAGGCCACGGCCAGCGTCGTACCGCCAACAATAACCGATATCGCCCGAGCGCGATGGTGCGATTCCGAAATAGCAACCGCCGTTGCCTGAGCGGTCGCCGCATAGAGACCGGCAGACATGCCGATAATCAAACGGGCGGCAGTCAGAAAGGCATAGGATGGGGCAAGTGCGGCAAGAATCGCGCCGATAACGAATGTCGTCGCACTCCCAGCCAGAATGACACGCCGGTCCGCTGAACCAGTGAGGGCCGCCAGTACAGGCGCACCCAGCGCATAGGCCAAAGCGAACATGACGACGAGATAACCGGCCTGCACGAGGGTCACGCCGGTATCGCCGGCAATCTGCGGCAGGAGACTGGCGACGACGAAACCTTCAATGCCAATGGCGAATGTACCCAACGCCAAACCGACGAGGCGAATGTCCATGGGAGTAATCCTTTGTTCAATGATCCTTGAACTATTGAACTCACCGGGATGTGAAGTCAAGAACAAAGTTCAACGATTATTGAACATTGAACTTTTCGCCTGATGTTGCTAGGTAGAAACCATG encodes:
- a CDS encoding MFS transporter, whose translation is MDIRLVGLALGTFAIGIEGFVVASLLPQIAGDTGVTLVQAGYLVVMFALAYALGAPVLAALTGSADRRVILAGSATTFVIGAILAALAPSYAFLTAARLIIGMSAGLYAATAQATAVAISESHHRARAISVIVGGTTLAVAFGAPLGALIASFAGWRGTYVFVALIGAAATTFVWFLLPRGLRADKLTLKQRLGVIRHPGLLPALVTMLLYMAGGFIVFTYIAAIAVQGTGLSREMVPLVLLAFGLGAALGNFVGGQLSDRFGPTRTVIAASFLNAASLMAISWIMQWPNEIAGPALIAVMVLWGVAAWMFPPAQASRVLAIAPESAPLALSLNGSALYLGIASGSLVGGLIIANIGLEYLGWIGGTLPLLGLVVMRLASVGARKTELSVA